In one Antennarius striatus isolate MH-2024 chromosome 1, ASM4005453v1, whole genome shotgun sequence genomic region, the following are encoded:
- the cbfa2t3 gene encoding protein CBFA2T3 isoform X5, with translation MPDSPADVKTQPRSTPPTMPPPPPAVSQATNRSASFTPATSKSMLNGSSHSPTSLNGAPSTPNGFSNGPAMSSTASLSNQQLPPACGARQLCKLKRFLTTLQQFGNDISPEIGERVRSLVLGLVNSTLTIEEFHSKLHEATNFPLRPFVIPFLKANLPLLQRELLHCARLAKQTPAQYLAQHEQLLLDANASSPLDSSEIMLEMNEHGKRRTPDRTKDSSERDGLHPEHLAKRPCTISPSQRFSPSTGLPAHPPPNGLPTHPPNGLSHPPNPQMGPQHYRLEDMALAHQYRDAYRHSEHRDARDRHRQTAVHGARQEEVIDHRLTDREWAEEWKHLDNLLNCIMDMVEKTRRSLTVLRRCQEADREEMNHWIRRYSDVEEMKKGGSNGQHCLPPPPPPLPPPTTHHNSSSNTASSSESLPIGTSSAAERQTGRQTEIHRDFLHRPPSGYLPEEIWRKAGTTSIPLSPALKHLQNRQEEAVNEVKRQAMSELQKAVSDAERKAHEMISAERSKMERALAEAKRQASEDALTVINQQEDSSESCWNCGRKASETCSGCNTARYCGSFCQHKDWEKHHHVCGQGLQGLPGGSSVPLGTPSSSSSSSSSSSASSSAPPIHPESTPPGGPLSLAGQNSITGGAGSGSISASPKESSSSSASRSTTPATPALLDATSR, from the exons ATGCCAGATTCACCTGCGGATGTGAAAACCCAGCCCAGGTCCACCCCACCCACCATGCCTCCTCCACCCCCAGCTGTTAGCCAAGCAACCAATCGCAGCGCTTCATTCACCCCCGCTACCAGTAAATCAA TGCTGAATGGGAGCAGCCATTCCCCTACGTCGCTGAACGGCGCTCCGTCCACTCCCAATGGCTTCAGCAATGGACCGGCGATGTCCTCCACGGCTTCGCTCTCCAACCAGCAGCTCCCACCAGCGTGCGGCGCCCGGCAGCTTTGCAAGCTGAAGCGCTTTCTGACCACGCTGCAGCAGTTTGGCAACGACATATCACCAGAGATCGGGGAAAGAGTACGCAGCCTCGTGCTGGGACTCGTG AACTCCACGCTCACCATCGAAGAGTTTCACTCCAAACTTCACGAGGCCACAAACTTCCCTCTGAGACCGTTTGTTATTCCCTTCCTGAAG GCCAACCTGCCCCTCCTGCAGAGAGAGTTGCTCCACTGCGCCAGGCTGGCCAAGCAGACTCCGGCTCAGTATCTGGCCCAACACGAGCAGCTTCTGCTGGACGCCAACGCCAGCTCGCCCCTCGACTCCTCCGAGATCATGCTGGAGATGAACGAGCATGGCAAGAGGAGGACCCCTGACAG GACCAAAGACAGCTCAGAACGAGATGGCTTGCACCCAGAGCACCTGGCCAAACGGCCCTGCACCATCAGCCCCAGCCAACGCTTCAGTCCCAGCACGGGTCTTCCTGCTCACCCGCCTCCCAATGGCCTCCCCACACACCCTCCTAACGGCCTGTCTCACCCGCCTAACCCCCAAATGGGACCCCAGCACTATCGCTTAGAAGACATGGCCCTGGCACATCAGTACAGAGACGCTTACAGACACAGCGAACACCGCGACGCCCGAGACAGGCACCGGCAGACAG CAGTGCACGGAGCCCGCCAAGAAGAGGTGATTGACCACCGCCTCACGGATCGGGAGTGGGCAGAGGAGTGGAAGCACCTTGATAAC CTCTTGAACTGCATCATGGACATGGTGGAGAAGACGCGCCGCTCCTTGACGGTGCTGCGCCGCTGCCAGGAGGCTGACCGCGAGGAGATGAATCACTGGATTCGGCGCTACAGCGACGTGGAGGAGATGAAAAAAGGTGGGAGCAACGGCCAGCactgccttcctcctcctcctcctcctcttcctcctcctactACTCACCACAACTCCTCCTCCAACACAGCTAGCAGCAGCGAGTCACTGCCCATAGGAACCTCCTCGGCTGCCGAAAGGCAgacgggcagacagacag agatCCACAGGGACTTCCTACACCGGCCTCCCTCAGGATACCTGCCGGAAGAGATCTGGAGGAAAGCTG GTACCACAAGTATCCCGCTCTCCCCAGCACTAAAGCACCTCCAGAACAGGCAGG AGGAGGCGGTGAACGAGGTGAAGCGACAGGCCATGTCGGAGCTGCAGAAGGCCGTGTCGGACGCGGAGAGGAAAGCTCACGAGATGATTTCAGCCGAACGCTCCAAGATGGAGAGAGCGCTGGCCGAGGCCAAGAGGCAAGCCTCCGAGGATGCACTGACGGTCATCAACCAGCAGGAGGACTCCAGTGAA AGCTGCTGGAACTGTGGGAGGAAAGCCAGTGAGACGTGCAGCGGCTGCAACACGGCTCGCTACTGCGGCTCCTTCTGCCAACATAAAGACTGGGAGAAGCACCACCACGTCTGCGGTCAGGGCCTGCAGGGGCTGCCCGGGGGCAGCAGCGTCCCCCTGggcaccccctcctcctcctcctcttcctcctccagctcttcggCGTCCTCCAGCGCACCCCCCATCCACCCTGAAAGCACCCCGCCGGGCGGACCCCTGTCCCTGGCGGGCCAGAACAGCATCACGGGAGGGGCTGGCAGCGGCAGCATCTCTGCCAGCCCGAAGGAGAGCAGTTCCAGCAGTGCCTCTCGCTCCACCACTCCGGCCACCCCCGCCCTGTTGGACGCCACTTCTCGCTGA
- the cbfa2t3 gene encoding protein CBFA2T3 isoform X1 codes for MSAKVHLECQKKASLRAGASSDPAFTPRIPTVTLISHRELRDKHGALRPPPGALDPNLYTGSRYRYSEGGRLQKVGTMPDSPADVKTQPRSTPPTMPPPPPAVSQATNRSASFTPATSKSMLNGSSHSPTSLNGAPSTPNGFSNGPAMSSTASLSNQQLPPACGARQLCKLKRFLTTLQQFGNDISPEIGERVRSLVLGLVNSTLTIEEFHSKLHEATNFPLRPFVIPFLKANLPLLQRELLHCARLAKQTPAQYLAQHEQLLLDANASSPLDSSEIMLEMNEHGKRRTPDRTKDSSERDGLHPEHLAKRPCTISPSQRFSPSTGLPAHPPPNGLPTHPPNGLSHPPNPQMGPQHYRLEDMALAHQYRDAYRHSEHRDARDRHRQTAVHGARQEEVIDHRLTDREWAEEWKHLDNLLNCIMDMVEKTRRSLTVLRRCQEADREEMNHWIRRYSDVEEMKKGGSNGQHCLPPPPPPLPPPTTHHNSSSNTASSSESLPIGTSSAAERQTGRQTEIHRDFLHRPPSGYLPEEIWRKAGTTSIPLSPALKHLQNRQEEAVNEVKRQAMSELQKAVSDAERKAHEMISAERSKMERALAEAKRQASEDALTVINQQEDSSESCWNCGRKASETCSGCNTARYCGSFCQHKDWEKHHHVCGQGLQGLPGGSSVPLGTPSSSSSSSSSSSASSSAPPIHPESTPPGGPLSLAGQNSITGGAGSGSISASPKESSSSSASRSTTPATPALLDATSR; via the exons GTGGCAGACTGCAGAAGGTTGGAACAATGCCAGATTCACCTGCGGATGTGAAAACCCAGCCCAGGTCCACCCCACCCACCATGCCTCCTCCACCCCCAGCTGTTAGCCAAGCAACCAATCGCAGCGCTTCATTCACCCCCGCTACCAGTAAATCAA TGCTGAATGGGAGCAGCCATTCCCCTACGTCGCTGAACGGCGCTCCGTCCACTCCCAATGGCTTCAGCAATGGACCGGCGATGTCCTCCACGGCTTCGCTCTCCAACCAGCAGCTCCCACCAGCGTGCGGCGCCCGGCAGCTTTGCAAGCTGAAGCGCTTTCTGACCACGCTGCAGCAGTTTGGCAACGACATATCACCAGAGATCGGGGAAAGAGTACGCAGCCTCGTGCTGGGACTCGTG AACTCCACGCTCACCATCGAAGAGTTTCACTCCAAACTTCACGAGGCCACAAACTTCCCTCTGAGACCGTTTGTTATTCCCTTCCTGAAG GCCAACCTGCCCCTCCTGCAGAGAGAGTTGCTCCACTGCGCCAGGCTGGCCAAGCAGACTCCGGCTCAGTATCTGGCCCAACACGAGCAGCTTCTGCTGGACGCCAACGCCAGCTCGCCCCTCGACTCCTCCGAGATCATGCTGGAGATGAACGAGCATGGCAAGAGGAGGACCCCTGACAG GACCAAAGACAGCTCAGAACGAGATGGCTTGCACCCAGAGCACCTGGCCAAACGGCCCTGCACCATCAGCCCCAGCCAACGCTTCAGTCCCAGCACGGGTCTTCCTGCTCACCCGCCTCCCAATGGCCTCCCCACACACCCTCCTAACGGCCTGTCTCACCCGCCTAACCCCCAAATGGGACCCCAGCACTATCGCTTAGAAGACATGGCCCTGGCACATCAGTACAGAGACGCTTACAGACACAGCGAACACCGCGACGCCCGAGACAGGCACCGGCAGACAG CAGTGCACGGAGCCCGCCAAGAAGAGGTGATTGACCACCGCCTCACGGATCGGGAGTGGGCAGAGGAGTGGAAGCACCTTGATAAC CTCTTGAACTGCATCATGGACATGGTGGAGAAGACGCGCCGCTCCTTGACGGTGCTGCGCCGCTGCCAGGAGGCTGACCGCGAGGAGATGAATCACTGGATTCGGCGCTACAGCGACGTGGAGGAGATGAAAAAAGGTGGGAGCAACGGCCAGCactgccttcctcctcctcctcctcctcttcctcctcctactACTCACCACAACTCCTCCTCCAACACAGCTAGCAGCAGCGAGTCACTGCCCATAGGAACCTCCTCGGCTGCCGAAAGGCAgacgggcagacagacag agatCCACAGGGACTTCCTACACCGGCCTCCCTCAGGATACCTGCCGGAAGAGATCTGGAGGAAAGCTG GTACCACAAGTATCCCGCTCTCCCCAGCACTAAAGCACCTCCAGAACAGGCAGG AGGAGGCGGTGAACGAGGTGAAGCGACAGGCCATGTCGGAGCTGCAGAAGGCCGTGTCGGACGCGGAGAGGAAAGCTCACGAGATGATTTCAGCCGAACGCTCCAAGATGGAGAGAGCGCTGGCCGAGGCCAAGAGGCAAGCCTCCGAGGATGCACTGACGGTCATCAACCAGCAGGAGGACTCCAGTGAA AGCTGCTGGAACTGTGGGAGGAAAGCCAGTGAGACGTGCAGCGGCTGCAACACGGCTCGCTACTGCGGCTCCTTCTGCCAACATAAAGACTGGGAGAAGCACCACCACGTCTGCGGTCAGGGCCTGCAGGGGCTGCCCGGGGGCAGCAGCGTCCCCCTGggcaccccctcctcctcctcctcttcctcctccagctcttcggCGTCCTCCAGCGCACCCCCCATCCACCCTGAAAGCACCCCGCCGGGCGGACCCCTGTCCCTGGCGGGCCAGAACAGCATCACGGGAGGGGCTGGCAGCGGCAGCATCTCTGCCAGCCCGAAGGAGAGCAGTTCCAGCAGTGCCTCTCGCTCCACCACTCCGGCCACCCCCGCCCTGTTGGACGCCACTTCTCGCTGA
- the cbfa2t3 gene encoding protein CBFA2T3 isoform X2, translating to MSAKVHLECQKKASLRAGASSDPAFTPRIPTVTLISHRELRDKHGALRPPPGALDPNLYTGSRYRYSEGGRLQKVGTMPDSPADVKTQPRSTPPTMPPPPPAVSQATNRSASFTPATSKSMLNGSSHSPTSLNGAPSTPNGFSNGPAMSSTASLSNQQLPPACGARQLCKLKRFLTTLQQFGNDISPEIGERVRSLVLGLVNSTLTIEEFHSKLHEATNFPLRPFVIPFLKANLPLLQRELLHCARLAKQTPAQYLAQHEQLLLDANASSPLDSSEIMLEMNEHGKRRTPDRTKDSSERDGLHPEHLAKRPCTISPSQRFSPSTGLPAHPPPNGLPTHPPNGLSHPPNPQMGPQHYRLEDMALAHQYRDAYRHSEHRDARDRHRQTVHGARQEEVIDHRLTDREWAEEWKHLDNLLNCIMDMVEKTRRSLTVLRRCQEADREEMNHWIRRYSDVEEMKKGGSNGQHCLPPPPPPLPPPTTHHNSSSNTASSSESLPIGTSSAAERQTGRQTEIHRDFLHRPPSGYLPEEIWRKAGTTSIPLSPALKHLQNRQEEAVNEVKRQAMSELQKAVSDAERKAHEMISAERSKMERALAEAKRQASEDALTVINQQEDSSESCWNCGRKASETCSGCNTARYCGSFCQHKDWEKHHHVCGQGLQGLPGGSSVPLGTPSSSSSSSSSSSASSSAPPIHPESTPPGGPLSLAGQNSITGGAGSGSISASPKESSSSSASRSTTPATPALLDATSR from the exons GTGGCAGACTGCAGAAGGTTGGAACAATGCCAGATTCACCTGCGGATGTGAAAACCCAGCCCAGGTCCACCCCACCCACCATGCCTCCTCCACCCCCAGCTGTTAGCCAAGCAACCAATCGCAGCGCTTCATTCACCCCCGCTACCAGTAAATCAA TGCTGAATGGGAGCAGCCATTCCCCTACGTCGCTGAACGGCGCTCCGTCCACTCCCAATGGCTTCAGCAATGGACCGGCGATGTCCTCCACGGCTTCGCTCTCCAACCAGCAGCTCCCACCAGCGTGCGGCGCCCGGCAGCTTTGCAAGCTGAAGCGCTTTCTGACCACGCTGCAGCAGTTTGGCAACGACATATCACCAGAGATCGGGGAAAGAGTACGCAGCCTCGTGCTGGGACTCGTG AACTCCACGCTCACCATCGAAGAGTTTCACTCCAAACTTCACGAGGCCACAAACTTCCCTCTGAGACCGTTTGTTATTCCCTTCCTGAAG GCCAACCTGCCCCTCCTGCAGAGAGAGTTGCTCCACTGCGCCAGGCTGGCCAAGCAGACTCCGGCTCAGTATCTGGCCCAACACGAGCAGCTTCTGCTGGACGCCAACGCCAGCTCGCCCCTCGACTCCTCCGAGATCATGCTGGAGATGAACGAGCATGGCAAGAGGAGGACCCCTGACAG GACCAAAGACAGCTCAGAACGAGATGGCTTGCACCCAGAGCACCTGGCCAAACGGCCCTGCACCATCAGCCCCAGCCAACGCTTCAGTCCCAGCACGGGTCTTCCTGCTCACCCGCCTCCCAATGGCCTCCCCACACACCCTCCTAACGGCCTGTCTCACCCGCCTAACCCCCAAATGGGACCCCAGCACTATCGCTTAGAAGACATGGCCCTGGCACATCAGTACAGAGACGCTTACAGACACAGCGAACACCGCGACGCCCGAGACAGGCACCGGCAGACAG TGCACGGAGCCCGCCAAGAAGAGGTGATTGACCACCGCCTCACGGATCGGGAGTGGGCAGAGGAGTGGAAGCACCTTGATAAC CTCTTGAACTGCATCATGGACATGGTGGAGAAGACGCGCCGCTCCTTGACGGTGCTGCGCCGCTGCCAGGAGGCTGACCGCGAGGAGATGAATCACTGGATTCGGCGCTACAGCGACGTGGAGGAGATGAAAAAAGGTGGGAGCAACGGCCAGCactgccttcctcctcctcctcctcctcttcctcctcctactACTCACCACAACTCCTCCTCCAACACAGCTAGCAGCAGCGAGTCACTGCCCATAGGAACCTCCTCGGCTGCCGAAAGGCAgacgggcagacagacag agatCCACAGGGACTTCCTACACCGGCCTCCCTCAGGATACCTGCCGGAAGAGATCTGGAGGAAAGCTG GTACCACAAGTATCCCGCTCTCCCCAGCACTAAAGCACCTCCAGAACAGGCAGG AGGAGGCGGTGAACGAGGTGAAGCGACAGGCCATGTCGGAGCTGCAGAAGGCCGTGTCGGACGCGGAGAGGAAAGCTCACGAGATGATTTCAGCCGAACGCTCCAAGATGGAGAGAGCGCTGGCCGAGGCCAAGAGGCAAGCCTCCGAGGATGCACTGACGGTCATCAACCAGCAGGAGGACTCCAGTGAA AGCTGCTGGAACTGTGGGAGGAAAGCCAGTGAGACGTGCAGCGGCTGCAACACGGCTCGCTACTGCGGCTCCTTCTGCCAACATAAAGACTGGGAGAAGCACCACCACGTCTGCGGTCAGGGCCTGCAGGGGCTGCCCGGGGGCAGCAGCGTCCCCCTGggcaccccctcctcctcctcctcttcctcctccagctcttcggCGTCCTCCAGCGCACCCCCCATCCACCCTGAAAGCACCCCGCCGGGCGGACCCCTGTCCCTGGCGGGCCAGAACAGCATCACGGGAGGGGCTGGCAGCGGCAGCATCTCTGCCAGCCCGAAGGAGAGCAGTTCCAGCAGTGCCTCTCGCTCCACCACTCCGGCCACCCCCGCCCTGTTGGACGCCACTTCTCGCTGA
- the cbfa2t3 gene encoding protein CBFA2T3 isoform X3 yields the protein MSAKVHLECQKKASLRAGASSDPAFTPRIPTVTLISHRELRDKHGALRPPPGALDPNLYTGSRYRYSEGGRLQKVGTMPDSPADVKTQPRSTPPTMPPPPPAVSQATNRSASFTPATSKSMLNGSSHSPTSLNGAPSTPNGFSNGPAMSSTASLSNQQLPPACGARQLCKLKRFLTTLQQFGNDISPEIGERVRSLVLGLVNSTLTIEEFHSKLHEATNFPLRPFVIPFLKANLPLLQRELLHCARLAKQTPAQYLAQHEQLLLDANASSPLDSSEIMLEMNEHGKRRTPDRTKDSSERDGLHPEHLAKRPCTISPSQRFSPSTGLPAHPPPNGLPTHPPNGLSHPPNPQMGPQHYRLEDMALAHQYRDAYRHSEHRDARDRHRQTAVHGARQEEVIDHRLTDREWAEEWKHLDNLLNCIMDMVEKTRRSLTVLRRCQEADREEMNHWIRRYSDVEEMKKASSSESLPIGTSSAAERQTGRQTEIHRDFLHRPPSGYLPEEIWRKAGTTSIPLSPALKHLQNRQEEAVNEVKRQAMSELQKAVSDAERKAHEMISAERSKMERALAEAKRQASEDALTVINQQEDSSESCWNCGRKASETCSGCNTARYCGSFCQHKDWEKHHHVCGQGLQGLPGGSSVPLGTPSSSSSSSSSSSASSSAPPIHPESTPPGGPLSLAGQNSITGGAGSGSISASPKESSSSSASRSTTPATPALLDATSR from the exons GTGGCAGACTGCAGAAGGTTGGAACAATGCCAGATTCACCTGCGGATGTGAAAACCCAGCCCAGGTCCACCCCACCCACCATGCCTCCTCCACCCCCAGCTGTTAGCCAAGCAACCAATCGCAGCGCTTCATTCACCCCCGCTACCAGTAAATCAA TGCTGAATGGGAGCAGCCATTCCCCTACGTCGCTGAACGGCGCTCCGTCCACTCCCAATGGCTTCAGCAATGGACCGGCGATGTCCTCCACGGCTTCGCTCTCCAACCAGCAGCTCCCACCAGCGTGCGGCGCCCGGCAGCTTTGCAAGCTGAAGCGCTTTCTGACCACGCTGCAGCAGTTTGGCAACGACATATCACCAGAGATCGGGGAAAGAGTACGCAGCCTCGTGCTGGGACTCGTG AACTCCACGCTCACCATCGAAGAGTTTCACTCCAAACTTCACGAGGCCACAAACTTCCCTCTGAGACCGTTTGTTATTCCCTTCCTGAAG GCCAACCTGCCCCTCCTGCAGAGAGAGTTGCTCCACTGCGCCAGGCTGGCCAAGCAGACTCCGGCTCAGTATCTGGCCCAACACGAGCAGCTTCTGCTGGACGCCAACGCCAGCTCGCCCCTCGACTCCTCCGAGATCATGCTGGAGATGAACGAGCATGGCAAGAGGAGGACCCCTGACAG GACCAAAGACAGCTCAGAACGAGATGGCTTGCACCCAGAGCACCTGGCCAAACGGCCCTGCACCATCAGCCCCAGCCAACGCTTCAGTCCCAGCACGGGTCTTCCTGCTCACCCGCCTCCCAATGGCCTCCCCACACACCCTCCTAACGGCCTGTCTCACCCGCCTAACCCCCAAATGGGACCCCAGCACTATCGCTTAGAAGACATGGCCCTGGCACATCAGTACAGAGACGCTTACAGACACAGCGAACACCGCGACGCCCGAGACAGGCACCGGCAGACAG CAGTGCACGGAGCCCGCCAAGAAGAGGTGATTGACCACCGCCTCACGGATCGGGAGTGGGCAGAGGAGTGGAAGCACCTTGATAAC CTCTTGAACTGCATCATGGACATGGTGGAGAAGACGCGCCGCTCCTTGACGGTGCTGCGCCGCTGCCAGGAGGCTGACCGCGAGGAGATGAATCACTGGATTCGGCGCTACAGCGACGTGGAGGAGATGAAAAAAG CTAGCAGCAGCGAGTCACTGCCCATAGGAACCTCCTCGGCTGCCGAAAGGCAgacgggcagacagacag agatCCACAGGGACTTCCTACACCGGCCTCCCTCAGGATACCTGCCGGAAGAGATCTGGAGGAAAGCTG GTACCACAAGTATCCCGCTCTCCCCAGCACTAAAGCACCTCCAGAACAGGCAGG AGGAGGCGGTGAACGAGGTGAAGCGACAGGCCATGTCGGAGCTGCAGAAGGCCGTGTCGGACGCGGAGAGGAAAGCTCACGAGATGATTTCAGCCGAACGCTCCAAGATGGAGAGAGCGCTGGCCGAGGCCAAGAGGCAAGCCTCCGAGGATGCACTGACGGTCATCAACCAGCAGGAGGACTCCAGTGAA AGCTGCTGGAACTGTGGGAGGAAAGCCAGTGAGACGTGCAGCGGCTGCAACACGGCTCGCTACTGCGGCTCCTTCTGCCAACATAAAGACTGGGAGAAGCACCACCACGTCTGCGGTCAGGGCCTGCAGGGGCTGCCCGGGGGCAGCAGCGTCCCCCTGggcaccccctcctcctcctcctcttcctcctccagctcttcggCGTCCTCCAGCGCACCCCCCATCCACCCTGAAAGCACCCCGCCGGGCGGACCCCTGTCCCTGGCGGGCCAGAACAGCATCACGGGAGGGGCTGGCAGCGGCAGCATCTCTGCCAGCCCGAAGGAGAGCAGTTCCAGCAGTGCCTCTCGCTCCACCACTCCGGCCACCCCCGCCCTGTTGGACGCCACTTCTCGCTGA
- the cbfa2t3 gene encoding protein CBFA2T3 isoform X4, which yields MSAKVHLECQKKASLRAGASSDPAFTPRIPTVTLISHRELRDKHGALRPPPGALDPNLYTGSRYRYSEGGRLQKVGTMPDSPADVKTQPRSTPPTMPPPPPAVSQATNRSASFTPATSKSMLNGSSHSPTSLNGAPSTPNGFSNGPAMSSTASLSNQQLPPACGARQLCKLKRFLTTLQQFGNDISPEIGERVRSLVLGLVNSTLTIEEFHSKLHEATNFPLRPFVIPFLKANLPLLQRELLHCARLAKQTPAQYLAQHEQLLLDANASSPLDSSEIMLEMNEHGKRRTPDRTKDSSERDGLHPEHLAKRPCTISPSQRFSPSTGLPAHPPPNGLPTHPPNGLSHPPNPQMGPQHYRLEDMALAHQYRDAYRHSEHRDARDRHRQTAVHGARQEEVIDHRLTDREWAEEWKHLDNLLNCIMDMVEKTRRSLTVLRRCQEADREEMNHWIRRYSDVEEMKKEIHRDFLHRPPSGYLPEEIWRKAGTTSIPLSPALKHLQNRQEEAVNEVKRQAMSELQKAVSDAERKAHEMISAERSKMERALAEAKRQASEDALTVINQQEDSSESCWNCGRKASETCSGCNTARYCGSFCQHKDWEKHHHVCGQGLQGLPGGSSVPLGTPSSSSSSSSSSSASSSAPPIHPESTPPGGPLSLAGQNSITGGAGSGSISASPKESSSSSASRSTTPATPALLDATSR from the exons GTGGCAGACTGCAGAAGGTTGGAACAATGCCAGATTCACCTGCGGATGTGAAAACCCAGCCCAGGTCCACCCCACCCACCATGCCTCCTCCACCCCCAGCTGTTAGCCAAGCAACCAATCGCAGCGCTTCATTCACCCCCGCTACCAGTAAATCAA TGCTGAATGGGAGCAGCCATTCCCCTACGTCGCTGAACGGCGCTCCGTCCACTCCCAATGGCTTCAGCAATGGACCGGCGATGTCCTCCACGGCTTCGCTCTCCAACCAGCAGCTCCCACCAGCGTGCGGCGCCCGGCAGCTTTGCAAGCTGAAGCGCTTTCTGACCACGCTGCAGCAGTTTGGCAACGACATATCACCAGAGATCGGGGAAAGAGTACGCAGCCTCGTGCTGGGACTCGTG AACTCCACGCTCACCATCGAAGAGTTTCACTCCAAACTTCACGAGGCCACAAACTTCCCTCTGAGACCGTTTGTTATTCCCTTCCTGAAG GCCAACCTGCCCCTCCTGCAGAGAGAGTTGCTCCACTGCGCCAGGCTGGCCAAGCAGACTCCGGCTCAGTATCTGGCCCAACACGAGCAGCTTCTGCTGGACGCCAACGCCAGCTCGCCCCTCGACTCCTCCGAGATCATGCTGGAGATGAACGAGCATGGCAAGAGGAGGACCCCTGACAG GACCAAAGACAGCTCAGAACGAGATGGCTTGCACCCAGAGCACCTGGCCAAACGGCCCTGCACCATCAGCCCCAGCCAACGCTTCAGTCCCAGCACGGGTCTTCCTGCTCACCCGCCTCCCAATGGCCTCCCCACACACCCTCCTAACGGCCTGTCTCACCCGCCTAACCCCCAAATGGGACCCCAGCACTATCGCTTAGAAGACATGGCCCTGGCACATCAGTACAGAGACGCTTACAGACACAGCGAACACCGCGACGCCCGAGACAGGCACCGGCAGACAG CAGTGCACGGAGCCCGCCAAGAAGAGGTGATTGACCACCGCCTCACGGATCGGGAGTGGGCAGAGGAGTGGAAGCACCTTGATAAC CTCTTGAACTGCATCATGGACATGGTGGAGAAGACGCGCCGCTCCTTGACGGTGCTGCGCCGCTGCCAGGAGGCTGACCGCGAGGAGATGAATCACTGGATTCGGCGCTACAGCGACGTGGAGGAGATGAAAAAAG agatCCACAGGGACTTCCTACACCGGCCTCCCTCAGGATACCTGCCGGAAGAGATCTGGAGGAAAGCTG GTACCACAAGTATCCCGCTCTCCCCAGCACTAAAGCACCTCCAGAACAGGCAGG AGGAGGCGGTGAACGAGGTGAAGCGACAGGCCATGTCGGAGCTGCAGAAGGCCGTGTCGGACGCGGAGAGGAAAGCTCACGAGATGATTTCAGCCGAACGCTCCAAGATGGAGAGAGCGCTGGCCGAGGCCAAGAGGCAAGCCTCCGAGGATGCACTGACGGTCATCAACCAGCAGGAGGACTCCAGTGAA AGCTGCTGGAACTGTGGGAGGAAAGCCAGTGAGACGTGCAGCGGCTGCAACACGGCTCGCTACTGCGGCTCCTTCTGCCAACATAAAGACTGGGAGAAGCACCACCACGTCTGCGGTCAGGGCCTGCAGGGGCTGCCCGGGGGCAGCAGCGTCCCCCTGggcaccccctcctcctcctcctcttcctcctccagctcttcggCGTCCTCCAGCGCACCCCCCATCCACCCTGAAAGCACCCCGCCGGGCGGACCCCTGTCCCTGGCGGGCCAGAACAGCATCACGGGAGGGGCTGGCAGCGGCAGCATCTCTGCCAGCCCGAAGGAGAGCAGTTCCAGCAGTGCCTCTCGCTCCACCACTCCGGCCACCCCCGCCCTGTTGGACGCCACTTCTCGCTGA